The sequence ATATGATCGCCGAGGGCCTTGCGCACCACCTCGCTCTTTTCAACTATCTCGATCGCCTCGATCAAACTACCCGGCAGCGAGTTGATCCCTAATTCCTGCTTTTCCTCCACGCTTAAATGATAAATATCTTTTTCAACAGGCTCCGGAAGTTCATAGCCTTTCTCAATACCTTCCAGTCCTGATGCAAGCATTACCGAGAATGCAAGATACGGATTACACGCTGGGTCCGGCGAGCGAAGCTCTATCCTTGTCGCCTTTTCCTTGCCTGGTTTATACAACGGCACTCTAACAAGCGATGAACGGTTTCTCCTGGCCCACGCGATATAAACAGGCGCTTCATATCCGGGGACGAGCCTCTTGTATGAATTGACCCACTGGTTGGCTACCGCCGTGATCTCAGGGGCGTGTTTTAACAGTCCAGCGATATATTTTTTGGCAATGTCAGAGAGGTAATACTTGTCCTTGGCGTCAAAGAACGCATTTTTGTCGCCGTTAAAAAGCGACTGGTGCGTGTGCATCCCGCTGCCGTTCTGTCCGAAGATCGGCTTGGGCATGAATGAAGCGTAGCAGCCGTATTTTGACGCCACTTCCTTTACCACTACCCGGTAGGTCATCACATTGTCAGCCATTGTCAGGGCGTCCGTGTATTTAAGGTCGATCTCATGCTGTGAAGGGGCCACCTCATGATGAGAGTACTCAACCTTTATCCCCATTGCCTCAAGCGTGAGGACCGTTTCTCTCCTCAGATCGCTTCCAGCGTCAAGTGTGGTGAGGTCGAAGTATCCGCCATTGTCCAGCACCTCCGTGCCTTTATCATTTTTAAAATAGAAGAACTCAAGCTCCGGCCCGAGGTAAAGCGTGTAACCGTTCTCGTTCAGTCTTTCAAGATTCCTCTTTAACGCGTAACGCGGATCTCCGTCATACGGGGTCCCGTCGGGATTGAGGATATCGCAGAACATCCTTGCCACCGCCTGTTCCTTCGGCCTCCACGGGACGATCTGAAAAGTAGTAGGGTCAGGCTTTGCGATCATGTCGCTTTCGTCGATCCTCGCGTAACCCTTGATGGATGATCCGTCAAAACCCATCCCCTCATCAAACGCCCCTTCCAGTTCCTCGCTGGTAATGGCGAAACTCTTCAGTTGTCCGAGAATGTCCGTAAACCACAGCCTGATAAATTTGACATTATTTTGCTCTACCATATCCAGCACATCTTTTTTGTCCCTGGGCTTGTCCATGTTTGGCTCCTTTGGTTGATAATAAAATTAGATGTTATGCATTCCCTGTAGTTGGTAATTATACATCATAAGACATGATGCCTCAATAAGTTTTACAGGCGGGTGTGTGACGGGTTGTTAATTTCCATAACGGACAGTAATGCCTTTTAAAAAATTCCTGAGAAACTGGTCCCCGCATTCCTTGTAATTCCTGTGCCCCTGCTTCCTGAACAGCGCGGTCAGTTCATGTCCTGAAATATTGACCCCGGCCAGTTTCAATATCCCGATCATATCGTCCTCTTTCAATTCCAGCGCTATCCTCAGTTTTTTCAGGATGGCATTGTTTGTTAAAGGTGAGTCCGGTTTCTTCGCCTGGACCGGCGCGGTTTCTTTCCTGCCTCTTCTATGAATAATCAGCCCGTCTAAAAAATTTTCCATGACCTTATCACTGCAATCAACATAACCTGCGTCGAATTCCTTTTTAAGAAGAGCGGTCAAACCGGATTGATCAATTTCAAGCCCGGCCAGTTTGAATATCCCGATCATCTCTGAATCGTTAATATCCAGAGCATACCGGAGCCTTCGTAATATGTCGTTGTTGGTCATTATGGATTATCCGGAAGCAACGTTCACAGTATCCGTTTGATCCTGGCGAAGGCCTCTTCTATGATCTCCGGCTCGGGCAGGAACGTGGTCCTGAAGTACACTCCATCCTCCTGCCTGCCGAAGCCTGAACCGGGGACGAAGACGACTCCTTCTTTAAGCGCGGCGCGCACGAATTCTATGTCCTTCTTCCATTTCTTCGTTTCTATTTTTATGAACGCGTAGAACGCGCCTTTGGGAACAGGGAATGAGAGCGGCAGTTTCCCGGCCATCTTCACGAACGTGTCTCTCCTTTCAAGGAGCTTCTTCTTTATGTCAGCGATATACTGAGGGTATGAGGGGTCCGCTATTGCCGCGGCAGCAGCCTTCTGGTATTCCCAGTTCACGGAGAGGCGCTGGTTGCACAACAGGAAAAAGGCATTCTTGACCTCTGACCACTTTTCGCCGTGGAAGGCTACCCATCCTATCCTTGCTCCTGTATAGCTGAAGTCCTTGGAAAGCGAGCTTCCGTATATAAACGGTATCTTGTCCCTCGCTATCTTTCTGAAGTCTATCAGTTTGCCCTCTAATATGAGCTGATCATATGAGCCGTCATAGAATATGGGGACGTCGTACTCGGCGCAGAGCTTCACAACCTCCGCGAGGTTCTTTTCGGAATAGACAGAGCCCAGCGGATTATTAGGATTTATAATCACCATGGCTTTTGCGCCTTCGATCTTCTTTGCGAGGTTTACTACGTCTATCTGGCCGTCCGCGTCATGCCTGTAGAAGACGCTGTCGCCCTCGAACTGTTTTGCCTTGCTTAAGTAGAGCGGGTATACCGGGTTGGGCAGGAGCACCTTCTCCCCGAACCCTATGAACGAATGGAAGAAGAAGTCTATGCCCTCGGTGAGGCCTGCTACTGCAAACACGTCCTCAGGCCTGCACTTCTCGATCTTCGCCACGGTCTTTCTGAACTCCTCGTCACCTTCGGAAGGCGCGTAGCCTTTCCAGTTTTCATCTAACGCGCTTTTCACACGGTCAGCTATGACCTTGAACGGCTGAAAGCCGTACTGAGGCGGATCTCCGATGTTGAGGTAGATCATCTTCTTGCCCTTTGCCTCTTCGCGCTTGGCCTCCATAACTATGTCTCTTATGGGGTAACTAACAACGTTCATTCTTTCCGTGGGCCTGTAAGGCAACTGCCGTCTTAGGTGTATCATGTCATCATCCTTTTTAAATCGAAATATAAAATATCATACGCCACGGTAAAGCAAAAGGGCAACCTCTAAAGAGCATCATTCTCTATCTGTGATTTAGATAGCGCTCACGCAAGGACCTGAATCTGAACACAAGCCCTGAACAGATCGTAAATGCCGCCACCCCTCCGAGAATGAGCGAGAGCCTGATCCACGGCGCGCCTTCTGCCTGACGCATATTTACAAGAGCGATAAGAGTCCTGACCCACTCGATGCCTCCGAGGACAAGCGCTGTCTGAATTAATCGCGGGACCCATGAGCGGCGTATAAATAAAATAAAAAGAAACGCCGCGACAAGCAAGATCAATATAATGTTCTGCGCCCTGAAGAAATGCGCGCCAAGTAGAAGTAAGCTTAGTATCACGGGTAAGAGTTTAAAGAGATTCATTGGGATCCCTATTTTCCAATACTGTTACTCTAAAATAATTACTTTCGTTTCAGGGAAGTATTCTGGAAACCATTCTTTTCTACCACCTACAATTAATATTCCATCTTTAAAACTTATTTCTCCATCATATCTATCACCTAATGACACCTGGCCTATACCTTTTATAAGAATTCTATCTCTTCTTTCGGAAATATTTGAGAAATCTACAAAAGAATCGATTTGAAAAACAACGAAAACAACATTGTAGAATGTGCCCGTTCCACCACCATTTTCAATAGTTAGTAAAGACTGTATTCCAGAAGGAGAAGCACCAATATATTTATAACCGAACATCATCATGTCTTCCACATTTTTTGAAATGACCCATTTTTCATTATTCAAGATCTTTGTTGTTACGGGATCTTTATATTTGTTACTTTTCATTGCTGCACTGATATCTATAGCAACGATATCAGAAGCTGAATCTGACAACCATCCTGAAAGTTGTTCTATAATCTTTGGGTGAATAAAAGGCTCAGCATTAAAAGAGGTTCGAAGAAAGGGAGTAATTCGATTAATTGGCTCCTCAGATGCGTTTAAACTCAAAGCCACTTTTGGCGATAGTTTGAGATCGTGATTCTCCCGTTCCAATTTTGCAATGTGTGTTTTTAAATCAATTAAATAATGAGCTTGGAAAAATTTAGCTAACCTAAATCCGATATAGAATGTAGTTACAAGAACACTTGATACAATTCCTATTAAAGTAATAATCGTACTTAACTGTGATTCCGCAATGATTTTCCATATTTCAGATAATGTCATTTGCCTTAAATGATTCTTTACAGTTTATTTAATATTATCTTCTCTTACTTAATGGGTAAGACTTATTTGAGAGTATTCATTGGGATTCATTTATTGTTACTCAATCATCCGCTGCTTTCCGACTACCCCACTCTCTCTCGTCATAATTAAAAAATATCATACGCCACGATGGTGCAAAAGCACAACAGATTTTTAGGCGCCATAATCAGAAGTTCAGAAGATCACGTCATTCCCGGCTTTCAGTAATTCTCCTGTTTTGATAGAATAATCTAAATCACATCGAGGAGGTGACGATGGAAAAAGAGATTATCTTTATTGTAGAGGAATCGCCTGAAGGCGGATTCGAGGCAAGGGCACTTGGGCATTCGATTTTCACGGAAGGAGATACTTACGAAGAACTGAAACGAATGGTCCAGGACGCAGTAATCTGTCACTTTGAAGAAGCCGAGAGGCCGAAAATCATCAGGTTGCATATGGTCAAAGATGAACTCCTCACTGTATGAAGCTACCACGAAACATCGGGGGAGATGAGTTAATCAAACGGTTGGCTGAATACGGCTATAAACAGACCCGCCAAACAGGCAGTCATGCACGGCTAACATCATCACTCAAAGGCACAGAACATCACGTTACCATTCCGAAGCATAATCCTCTTAAGGTTGGCACTCTGAATTCTATCATCACTTCTGTTGCAGAATATCTTAAAAAAGAAAAACAGCAGGTGATTAAGGAACTTTTCAAGGACTGAAAGTTTTTCATGAGGAGTGTTTGAAAATGGTGAAGCAAAGCTACCCCGCCCCTACTACCTCCAAAACATTCGACCTCAATCCCTTTAGATATTTTACAAACTCTTCCTTGTTTTTATGCCCCATAAAAATTCCAGCCAGTTCCGTGAAATCAGAATCTTTGACAATCACGTGTTCTTCATTTAATCTCATAAGGGTCTCAAGCGTCCTCAGGTATTCATAGGCGTCTAAGAGGGCCCTACCGTTTTCAGGACGAAGGATACCCTTCTTCGCAAGACGTCTTATTGCGGATGCCGTATCCTGCACAAGTATTTCCGGAGACCCAGTCGCATTATTGAGTTGCAGCCACTGGACAAAAAATTCTATCTCCTCTATTCCGCCCGGCCCGAGTTTAACATCCACTCCCTGCGGCTCGTGCGACAGCTCTTTCATTATCCTCTCGCGCATCGACTTTATATCTTCTCTCTTCAACTCCACTCCTCTTTTCAAAATAACTTCCTTCGCCATTTCAGCAAACGATCTTGCAATATCCATGTCTCCGGCTATCGGCCTCACTTTAAGAAGAGCCTGGATCTCCCACGGGTGAGCGTTTTTGAGATAGTAATTCCTGTAACCTTCCAGGTTGTTTATAAGCGCGCCTTTGATGCCGTCGGGCCTCAGCCTCATGTCCACGTTGTAGATAATGCCCTTGTCCGTGTACGCAGTTAAAGTCTTCAATATCTTTTCAGCTGTTTTTAATTCATCGGGGCTTTCAGAGAGAAAAATGATATCGAGGTCGGAACCGAACGTCATCTCCCTGCTGCCGAGCTTTCCCATGCCGAGCACTGCGAAGCCTGCCTTCTGACTTCTGCCTTCTGACTTCTGTCTTCTGTTTTCTGTCTTCTGACAATTCTCCACGATAATTCCGATTACCGCCTCCGCGAGATGAGACAGGCATCTTACAAGATGATTAACCTTCATGACGTGCATGAGGAAGAAACTGCCGAGGCGGATTTCTTCGACATTTTTGTATTCGGCAATGCCTGTCTCGAAATTTTCGCCGGGTATGCTTTTTTTCAGTTCCTCCCTTGTTTTGCTGAGCGTCTTTCTTATGATGTTCCCCTCAAGGAGCAGGTCAAGGTAGCGCGTGTTGCTTAAAAATATTCGCGTGAGGTTCGTGCTCAGGGAAAATATTTTAATGATGCCGTCCTGCAATTCCTTCCTCTCGGTAAAGCCTGTAAGATACGTCTCTTTGATACCCATTACCGTAAAAAAGCTGACAAGCCCTTTCAGCGCCCTGTCCGGGCTTTCAGAATTCAGCGCCTTTTCAATGAGCAGCGGGATGACCTTTCTCATCACCGTGCGTTCACGCTGTGTCTTGAAGAATTCAAACTGCTCCCGCATTCCCTTGAGATTCATCAAACCGGCTGGAGGGTTTTTAATGCCCCTGAAAGAGAGATATTCCGAAAGCTCATCGTCGCTGAGGTCTCCTTCAAGCAATGAAAGCGCCTCGGCATGAACGTCTTCCTCCGTGCCAAGCAGGGAGTTGTACATATTCCTGATCTTCATTCTCCTCATCCGCAAGTCAGAAAGAAATCTGTCAGTGGAGGTGAAACCTGATTTTATCGCGAGGGATTTTAAATCATCTTCTGATGACGGTAGGGAATGCGTTTGCAGGTCGTCTTTCATCTGAAGGAGATGCTCAACGCGCCTGAGGTGTAGATAGTTTTCACGGAGCGTGACAAGTTCTTCTTCAGGCACCATCCCAAGCCATCTCAGCGATTGTATCGCGTTTAAAAACCTGTGCGTCCTGAGGCCGCCGTGTTCAGGGCCATAGATAAGCTGAAAGGTCTGAATAAAAAATTCCGCCTCTCTAATCCCCCCGTAGCCGCGCTTTATGTCATCCCTTGAAAAGGAGGAATCTATTTTTTTCTTAAGGGCCTTTATCTCTTCTATCCCGGAATAATCCATTGTCTTCTTCCAGACGAACGGTCCTATTGTTTCCATAAACGCCTTGCCGAGCCGCATATTTCCCGCCACGGGACGCGCCCTTATAAGCGCCATGCGCTCCCACGTGCGCCCCCATGCTTCATAGTATGTTTTGTATGAACTGAGCGGGAGCGCCACCTCGCCTTTTTCTCCCTGGGGCCTCAGCCTCAGATCAACCCTGTAAACGATCCCGTCCTCGGTATTCCTTGAGAGTATCTTGTTAAAGAGTTCCATGACCTTAAAATAAAATTCGCTGCTGCTTATCCTGTTCATCAGAACGCCTGAAGGACTCACTGTGCCTGAAGTCTGGCCTTCTTCTCCGGCATAGACGGCGATAAGATCAACGTCGGAGCTGTAATTAAGCTCCTCGCCTCCAAGTTTACCGAGGGCAATAAGCGCAAGCCCATCGTCAGACGGCCCTCCGAAATGCCGGGAATTAATTTTCAAAGAACAGTCAAGCGCGAAATCAATGACAAACTCGGCAAGGCAGGTAAGCTCATCCATCGAGGAAAGAGTGTCCGTCTCGCCCGTGATATCTCTTAAGGTAATTCTAAGCAGCTGACTTTTCTTAAACAGCCTGAGCCTCTTTAATATATCGCTTAAGTCCAGCTCTTCAGCCAATGCGAGTCCGGTCTTGCCCTTTACGCTTAGAAACTTTTTTGTAACAGGCGTCTTCAGCTCTTTTAACGCGGCAAAAAGTTCGTCAGGATTTGATATGCAGTAATTCGAAAGGAACTGGCTTGCGGCAAAGAGTTTCGCGACATCCTTCAGATAAGGCAGAAAGCGTTCTCTCCCCGATGACGCTTCCATAAGCCTGTGCAGGTTTGTCCCGGCCCTCTTCGGATCGGAAGCGGACCGGCAGGCATCTGTTATATTTTTATGTATTTCTTTTTCAGAAGGCATCATATTTATTTAAACCACAGAGGGCGCAGAGATAATAATTTTTTTGCTTCTCTGTGTTCTCATGATATAAACTTAAGATATTATATGTAAAATTACTATATAAAAGAGAGCACAGGGAAATTTCTATGAGAACAATCCGCAGATTTCACAGATTGCGCAGATGAAGTAAAAACCTTTTCAGAGAATCTGTGAAAATCTGTGTAATCCGCGGCTAATATATTTTTTCTCTGTGTCCTCTGTGGTTAATAAACTTAAAGGGAGGGACTTATTCATGAAGATGATAGCCGCTGTTATTAAGCCGTTTAAACTCGACGACGTAAAAAAGGCCCTTGCAGACGCGGGGATTCAGGGCATGACCGTAACGGATGTCAAAGGCTTCGGCAGGCAGAAAGGTCACGTGGAGCTCTACAGGGGAACAACTTATGAAGTAAATTTTCTGCCGAAGATAAAGATAGAAGTCGCGGTCTCAGATGAAAGGGCTGATGAGATAATAAAGACAATTTCCGAAAGCGCAAGGACGGGAGAGATCGGAGACGGCAAGATATTTATTTATAATCTCAGTGATGTGCTCAGGATAAGGACCGGAGAGAGCGGCGACGGTGCCATATAATATTCTGTTTTGCAGGAAAATCCATACACCTTTGTCTGCTTTTAAATGCACTAATCAGTGCCCCCCCTCATAACAAGCGTACACTTTCAAAGAGTTATTAAGATTGCCTTCGTTGGCATATTAGTTGCAATTAAAAAGGGCAGTGCATCTACTCACATAACTTCCCTTGAAGTTACACGGGATGTCCGAGAGGAGGACCTACTGCAATGGCAAGCGCAAAGATTTTGGTTGTTGAAGACGATTTTTTTACTGCTGTGGTATTTCGGCAATTACTGGAGCTCTGGGGTTATGAGATATGCGAACAGGTGACCTCGGGGGAGGAAGCAATCGCAAGAGCTGAAAAAGAAAAACCGGACATTGTATTAATGGACATAAATCTGGACGGGGAGATAGACGGCATCGAGGCGGCCACAAAGATAAGAGTGCGTTTTGGCATCCCCATTATTTTCACGACTGCTTATTCAGACAATGAAACAAAAGAAGCCGCAAGACTTGCTGATCCTGTCGGTTATTTTGTTAAGCCGTTGAACTTTAATGAATTGCGGACAATGCTTAATTCCATTGCCTGCAATTAACAGGCGTGAGATATCAGGAAAATTTTTCCGTGATATGCAGGGAAAATCATACACCATTTCAGTTTTCATATGACGCAATTTGAGCTGCCTTTCACAGCGTTTGTTCAATTTCAAGGAGTTATCAGGCGCGCTGTCATTGGCACAATAGTTGCACTTATATAAACACTATTTTCTGAAGCCCCGGGGATCCCAGGATCTTCAGGCGATCTTAACAGGAGAATCGGCTATGAACTTACAAGAACTCAAAGAAGAAATCAAAAAAATATGCGTCAAATGCATAGAATGCGACCCTTGCTGCACGGGGAATATCCTGAAAAAGTGTATTGAGAATAACAGATTCACTCCTTTGACCGATGATCAGGTAGTGATCGGGACTCTTACCCAATAAATAAAGGGGGGGCAGCGCCCCCCTTCTGATTCTTAAATATCATAGTACAGGAAAAACTCGTACGGATGCGGCCTTAACCTCAGCGCGTCAACCTCATTTGTCCTCTTGTAGCTTATCCATTTTTCGATGGCGTCCTTTGTGAAGACATTGCCCTTCAACAGGTACTCATGGTCTTTTTCCAGATGATCAAGGGCTTCATCGAGGCTTCCGGGCATTGTAGGCACATTTGCCAGTTCCTCAGGTCCGAGATCGTAAATGTCCTTATCAAGAGGCTCTCCCGGATGGATCTTGTTTTCAATGCCGTCCAGTCCGGCCATCAACATAGCAGAGAATGCGAGATAGGTATTGCATGAAGGATCAGGGAATCTCACCTCGACCCTCTTCGCCTTCGGGCTTGCCGAATAAGTCGGTATCCTTACGGATGCGGAGCGGTTTCTCGCAGAGTATGCGAGATTAACAGGGGCCTCAAATCCCGGAGTCAATCTCTTGTAGGAATTTGTTGTAGGATTGGTAAGCGCCGCAAGCGACTTCGCGTGTTTCAGTACACCTCCAATGTAGAAGAGGGCCATCTCGCTCAAACCTGCATAGCCGTTGCCTGCGAACAGGGGCTTGCCGCCTTTCCATATGCTCTGGTGAACGTGCATACCTGAGCCGTTGTCTCCGAATAATGGCTTCGGCATGAATGTCGCTGTCTTGTTATGCCGCCTTGCAACATTTTTGATTATATATTTAAAGAGCATGTTCTTATCAGCCATGCTGACAAGGGAATCAAACCTCATGTCAATCTCAGCCTGTCCTGCGGTTGCAACCTCGTGGTGTTCTCTCTCAACATAGATACCGCACTTCAGCATCTCCATGACCATCTCGGTCCTGAGATTCACCTGGCTGTCTGTCGGCGGAACAGGGAAATATCCCTCTTTGTGTCTCGGTTTGTAGCCAAGGTTGGGGTTTTCTTCTCGTCCTGAATTCCAGATACCCTCAAAGGACTCAATGAAATAGTACCCGCTGTGGGAGTTCTGGTCGAACCTGATCCCGTCAAAAATAAAAAATTCCGCCTCAGGGCCGAAGTATGCCGTGTCGCCGACGCCTGTTGATTTGAGATAAGCCTCCGCCTTCTGCGCGATGTATCTCGGGTCCCTCGTGTAAAATTCCTTTGTGATAGGGTCCACAATGTTGCAAATTAAGCTGATCGTAGGATACTCCATAAAAGGGTCCATGAAGGCTGTCTTCGGATCAGGTATTATCAGCATGTCCGATGTGTTTATCGCCTGCCATCCCCTGATGGAAGAGCCGTCAAACCCGAGGCCTTCCTCAAATATCTCCTCTTTTAATTCTGCTACAGGCACTGCAAAGTGCTGCCAGATGCCGGGGAAATCAAGGAACTTGAAGTTGGCCATCACGGCCTTGTTTTCCTGCGCCATCTTGATTACGTCTTTTGGTGTCATGTTTCCTCCTTTTTAAGTTTTAAGTTATCCGCAGATTGCCCAGATTAACACAGATTTTTATAGAGGCAAATTTAATCTGTGAAATCTGCGTAATCTGTGGATTAGTCCTTTAAGTGAAAAAGCCTTTATAAAAGTTCATGGCCCTGCCGCTGTATTCGGCGTAGAGCCTTTCTGTCTCTTCTTTCAGATTGTCGAAATCTATTGGTCCGCTGCTGAGCCAATCATATATCATTTCTTTTCTGACTTCAATATGGAACTGAAACGCATACGCGTTGTTCCCGTATCTGAACGCCTGGTTCGGATAAAGCGCTGAAGACGCCAGCCTTACCGCCCCTTCAGGGATGTCAAATGTCTCGCCGTGCCAGTGAAAGACCCTGAACTTCCGCCAGAAGTCTTTCACGAAAGGGTGCACTGCGAGGCTCCTCATAAGAGGGTCCATCAAACCGTCTCCCGTCAACTCGATGCCGTACCAGCCAATCTCTTTTTGCGTCCCGGCATAGACCCGCGCCCCCAGCGCCTTTGCCATTATCTGAGCGCCGAGGCATATACCGAAAACTTTCTTGCCATTAGAAATAAAATCCCTGACAAGCTGTTCTTCTTCCCGTATGTAAGGGATATCATCGTTCACGCTCATCGGCCCGCCCATCATTATAAGCGTGTTGAAATCTTCTTTACCGGGTATGCCCTCCCCTTTTGACAGATCAACTGTCGTGTACGGGATTTTTTTGTCAATCAAAAAATCCTCAATGGTCCCCGGCCCTTCTGTATCGATATTTTTGCAAATTAAAACTGACATAACAAATATATCCTCATCTTAGTCAAAAGACTATTACTGACTTTTGGGGTCAGGGTTAGCTACTAAACCCCAATCACTAATCCCCAACTACTATTAAACCGCCGCCTCTCCGCTTTCGCCCGTCCTTATCCTTATGATGTTTTCGATTGGATACACAAAGATCTTACCATCGCCTATCTCGCCTGTCCTTGCATTTTCCTGAATTACGGCAATCGCTTTCTCCGCCATATCAGCAGTCAAAACTATTTCTATTTTCAGCTTTGGAACGAAGTTAATATCATACTCTACTCCGCGGTAAAATTCTAAGTGTCCCTTTTGCCTCCCGAAACCCTTGACCTCTGTTACTGTCATACCCTGCACGCCCAAATCATTCAGGGCCTTTTTTATCTCGTCAAGCTTGAACGGTTTTATTATCGCTTCAATTTTCTTCATGTTGCCTCCTGATTTTTTACCAATCCCTAACCCCTAATCCCCGATCCCTGTTTTACTGCGTATACGCGCTTTCTCCATGCAGAGCCTGGTCCAGGCCGATAAACTCTTCTCCGTCTTTGACCCTTAATCCAACTATCCAGTCAACGAGCTTAAGGATAATAAATGTTGCTACAAAGACAAATACAAAAGATACTATCACGGAAATACCCTGCGTTATAAACAGGGAAGAATTGCCGTGGAACAAGCCGTCCTTGCCCGCGGGATTTATCGCGGCTGACGCAAAAAGTCCCACCGCCAGTGTGCCCCATGTGCCGCTGACACCGTGAATTCCAATTACGTCGAGAGAGTCATCGTATCCGAATTTTGATTTCATATTAACGCCTACGTAGCATAATAACCCTGCTATTAATCCAATTACTATCGACGACAACGGGCTGACAAAGCCGGCAGCAGGTGTGATACCGGCCAGTCCTGCGACTGCTCCGCTCATGGCCCCGAGCGCTGTAGGTTTTCCTCTCTGAAGCCATTCAATTAACATCCAGCTCATTGCCGCGGCGCCTGCTGAAGTGTTTGTAGTTACAAATGCTACGGAGGCCAGTCCGCCTGATGTCAATGCGCTGCCCGCATTAAAACCAAACCAGCCAAACCACAAAAGCGCCAGTCCTAAAACCGTCATCGGCAGGTCATGCGGCAGCATCGGCTCCCTGCCGTATCCCCTGCGCTTTCCGATCATCATTATCGCCACTAAAGCTGCAACAGCCGAGCTTATATGAACAACAATACCGCCTGCAAAGTCGAGCGTGCCAAGGGTCTTGGCCATCCATCCCCCGCCCCACACCCAGTGACATAACGGGGAATAAACAAATGTTACCCAGAGTATTGTGAAAAATATTAATGCCG is a genomic window of Nitrospirota bacterium containing:
- a CDS encoding glutamine synthetase, giving the protein MDKPRDKKDVLDMVEQNNVKFIRLWFTDILGQLKSFAITSEELEGAFDEGMGFDGSSIKGYARIDESDMIAKPDPTTFQIVPWRPKEQAVARMFCDILNPDGTPYDGDPRYALKRNLERLNENGYTLYLGPELEFFYFKNDKGTEVLDNGGYFDLTTLDAGSDLRRETVLTLEAMGIKVEYSHHEVAPSQHEIDLKYTDALTMADNVMTYRVVVKEVASKYGCYASFMPKPIFGQNGSGMHTHQSLFNGDKNAFFDAKDKYYLSDIAKKYIAGLLKHAPEITAVANQWVNSYKRLVPGYEAPVYIAWARRNRSSLVRVPLYKPGKEKATRIELRSPDPACNPYLAFSVMLASGLEGIEKGYELPEPVEKDIYHLSVEEKQELGINSLPGSLIEAIEIVEKSEVVRKALGDHIFNNFIESKKIEWDDYRTRIHPYELERYLPIL
- a CDS encoding DUF1456 family protein; protein product: MTNNDILRRLRYALDINDSEMIGIFKLAGLEIDQSGLTALLKKEFDAGYVDCSDKVMENFLDGLIIHRRGRKETAPVQAKKPDSPLTNNAILKKLRIALELKEDDMIGILKLAGVNISGHELTALFRKQGHRNYKECGDQFLRNFLKGITVRYGN
- a CDS encoding aminotransferase class I/II-fold pyridoxal phosphate-dependent enzyme, with translation MIHLRRQLPYRPTERMNVVSYPIRDIVMEAKREEAKGKKMIYLNIGDPPQYGFQPFKVIADRVKSALDENWKGYAPSEGDEEFRKTVAKIEKCRPEDVFAVAGLTEGIDFFFHSFIGFGEKVLLPNPVYPLYLSKAKQFEGDSVFYRHDADGQIDVVNLAKKIEGAKAMVIINPNNPLGSVYSEKNLAEVVKLCAEYDVPIFYDGSYDQLILEGKLIDFRKIARDKIPFIYGSSLSKDFSYTGARIGWVAFHGEKWSEVKNAFFLLCNQRLSVNWEYQKAAAAAIADPSYPQYIADIKKKLLERRDTFVKMAGKLPLSFPVPKGAFYAFIKIETKKWKKDIEFVRAALKEGVVFVPGSGFGRQEDGVYFRTTFLPEPEIIEEAFARIKRIL
- a CDS encoding 2-oxoisovalerate dehydrogenase; the encoded protein is MEKEIIFIVEESPEGGFEARALGHSIFTEGDTYEELKRMVQDAVICHFEEAERPKIIRLHMVKDELLTV
- a CDS encoding type II toxin-antitoxin system HicA family toxin, with the protein product MKLPRNIGGDELIKRLAEYGYKQTRQTGSHARLTSSLKGTEHHVTIPKHNPLKVGTLNSIITSVAEYLKKEKQQVIKELFKD
- the glnE gene encoding bifunctional [glutamate--ammonia ligase]-adenylyl-L-tyrosine phosphorylase/[glutamate--ammonia-ligase] adenylyltransferase, encoding MMPSEKEIHKNITDACRSASDPKRAGTNLHRLMEASSGRERFLPYLKDVAKLFAASQFLSNYCISNPDELFAALKELKTPVTKKFLSVKGKTGLALAEELDLSDILKRLRLFKKSQLLRITLRDITGETDTLSSMDELTCLAEFVIDFALDCSLKINSRHFGGPSDDGLALIALGKLGGEELNYSSDVDLIAVYAGEEGQTSGTVSPSGVLMNRISSSEFYFKVMELFNKILSRNTEDGIVYRVDLRLRPQGEKGEVALPLSSYKTYYEAWGRTWERMALIRARPVAGNMRLGKAFMETIGPFVWKKTMDYSGIEEIKALKKKIDSSFSRDDIKRGYGGIREAEFFIQTFQLIYGPEHGGLRTHRFLNAIQSLRWLGMVPEEELVTLRENYLHLRRVEHLLQMKDDLQTHSLPSSEDDLKSLAIKSGFTSTDRFLSDLRMRRMKIRNMYNSLLGTEEDVHAEALSLLEGDLSDDELSEYLSFRGIKNPPAGLMNLKGMREQFEFFKTQRERTVMRKVIPLLIEKALNSESPDRALKGLVSFFTVMGIKETYLTGFTERKELQDGIIKIFSLSTNLTRIFLSNTRYLDLLLEGNIIRKTLSKTREELKKSIPGENFETGIAEYKNVEEIRLGSFFLMHVMKVNHLVRCLSHLAEAVIGIIVENCQKTENRRQKSEGRSQKAGFAVLGMGKLGSREMTFGSDLDIIFLSESPDELKTAEKILKTLTAYTDKGIIYNVDMRLRPDGIKGALINNLEGYRNYYLKNAHPWEIQALLKVRPIAGDMDIARSFAEMAKEVILKRGVELKREDIKSMRERIMKELSHEPQGVDVKLGPGGIEEIEFFVQWLQLNNATGSPEILVQDTASAIRRLAKKGILRPENGRALLDAYEYLRTLETLMRLNEEHVIVKDSDFTELAGIFMGHKNKEEFVKYLKGLRSNVLEVVGAG
- a CDS encoding P-II family nitrogen regulator — protein: MKMIAAVIKPFKLDDVKKALADAGIQGMTVTDVKGFGRQKGHVELYRGTTYEVNFLPKIKIEVAVSDERADEIIKTISESARTGEIGDGKIFIYNLSDVLRIRTGESGDGAI
- a CDS encoding response regulator; the encoded protein is MASAKILVVEDDFFTAVVFRQLLELWGYEICEQVTSGEEAIARAEKEKPDIVLMDINLDGEIDGIEAATKIRVRFGIPIIFTTAYSDNETKEAARLADPVGYFVKPLNFNELRTMLNSIACN